From a region of the Tiliqua scincoides isolate rTilSci1 chromosome 4, rTilSci1.hap2, whole genome shotgun sequence genome:
- the ICE1 gene encoding little elongation complex subunit 1 isoform X2, producing the protein MMPGETPPAAATAGVAAEAAAACSNCGALQQNLNEYVAALIALKQKIIDTDHLLTDYQQKCDELQFAARESNTLRRQVEQMLQKLSPLEKCQEELDSVKAELEEKKSSLKIYQNIREEYDRVKEEKDKSEMIKKKLETKVKKLEEAAAKHIQDFKQLKAEKKVLEKELKKVQEKIEGFPNAEQKKILKHAETQSEREIPVTHLDKEKIKLLLEELWMCIDNSTEKSQINKNDYLLVNYHDYSRTHEKTKAMQKCQKLKKPQGEKLSHSSSEACTTQASLTSLQTKLNSKPTRRGDPVKNNTMEITENNTMEITEDYNCNSPSYKGGSPEVIQTNLAESSTDLFGKEQEELGENLQDILSWFKPLPPLLSPVQFSPASTPHTLFGNLTDSSDEEMDQDVQMLESILEKHVQHEPTAETPDKKHSAELPSKCNSSTVNDASSDSKKPPERWSELKNEVSVLHSDNLTATSGCVSKKEDDSKEETHLEDNSLETNTVAEIATHSSENLNENTVTMTKMKDKTLVPGASSFLVGQQDTAESMLLQEAVPFEHVLEQSSDLRKGKEELTVSVATTFILTDVDLSQTPDGGLEQQTEESILTTQNVLVVPKKLDDSSRDIIKVVVEGDGSKDIQTKSCLGNAELLDEEDPEHVTASEQSTVAEGACLGCSSESEVKMNSSNCKFVSETEHPNEHNQQQGNAVMLTQAIEKDFDASDISIKLLSAEENHSIKEDKCEPHEEKELMNIDSASQSSDAIVPAEKCKNSLACMAEIIQIGSECSIASSVSTKNLEDDQLETGNETAVDKLAEDISVETKSMDIKEECLQLEELIDQKDPIKLEQPDCDSDSMLLPQTLVIKDSLSLSEVPVQPNHVAFELETFTRSVSKLHQVKGADTEPEKVPSISNNVQSTEAAMGDECLTSKGFEEEDSESSKSPKLGSMESGESEKSSVSDTILDRDTQSCLIAENLQCNVPFQETANLTAKGNSFDATMCAVEGTEMSYECPVTKKMLSGKEGPAESIQDVLQAKNRESGTTLPAIVTVSCKSTTDFMEITTSHLEVSLEHLDKSGQISDVASTLSSVPVCIASSSPTREDADCAGHLNSEGDLKGQEANAPDSEENTSKSLVCCSSHQNNNTEVEIEQFKELSATNEPQALVDVKGCRVVDITERLTPQAPILNNFNTGHISVLSGEELLVSPSEKLASSSRNSAVEHTLGEASVKEAGEILSSDGTFGKGEELKTLEDVESIDSSASDSSEECYPLRKVNCTKQFSRFPVFKEEMGITSSQTSVPSSTTLSCGNVPQCSFVTEEVSPKDRQASIRDADIFAVEAITRTLDHTYAATRACCNENALLNLEASIAVEMNEERQEQQYISPVASLASEALACNRKSAPRKSSADNLEVNGDIVASSPEHNAAIVEISEVHSAFDKEKWSAKHGRTFTASGASSNKERDHLASDQADSSTNTSHNPECHIDSDEKAVAAKTSWNPISPDSKTSHTNSEQLKVMPERSEASTALASCTKSGAKQALKLSGFKKVSAKAGVKGDHSRLLQRVPSKKEKKKNRQVLLGETILANADTSTPTKHSSKSLTKIREEMGPPLPPLLPPLLATPPRTGWPTSPVMTSSSQSSLPSPLDELISPLRVTPVPPLMSPLTATPKRKSPATLTTQSPPDMAIGRRTLSSPLQFCATTPKHALPVPGRLPPSAAGTAVPPVPQENSVKILDSMYPELSPLARTLSILKGNIQLSRSSSLDGENIPRPVHPITGFKAIASKNTAFVKTGTNFKSDLEQPFSSMNKTGKRTLASVAVPKSAKKLRLDKSPKLDICKEDISARSSHADVSCPADETSCLSNGSATQSTGDCDTKLFLPAEETNHSDDKAVSEALEKMTQSCFDLLPVIRSHFFVNNTSKVPVMRDEEKDVVYEFGVAKKDLAEPLLKAVLTKLKTGKMSLGHNHIQSLCRVYIGICRQLGDREKARLFCYSLLKEGFPNPDKLFLFIGNVWSEIFSSESVINKAIQLVARQHAKGEVLKYLKTYLNWEESSPLDIGAMVSSLLLSMQVCPQMEFQQNEQYGEDLTESAWEYVFAIDLLCSHQKWHWTHDNIISKELWPIMDKWIKNRVGNGNSSSPSDIIVATVLRLIGRLGQIGLRGGFVSAVESISSVVGAFLQHAKEKDVPWGVQLAAAYALFDLGPSNPSGILEAIHVWEAVSTNSLPIAVTSGMAEVSSLLKYAERTA; encoded by the exons AAAAAATTAAACTTTTATTGGAGGAACTCTGGATGTGTATTGATAACTCCACGGAAAAAAGTCAGATCAACAAAAATGACTACCTCTTAG TTAATTATCATGATTATTCAAGAACACATGAAAAAACAA AAGCGATGCAGAAATGTCAAAAGCTCAAGAAACCTCAAGGAGAGAAGCTTTCTCATTCATCATCTGAAGCCTGCACAACACAAGCTTCCTTGACATCATTACAGACAAAACTGAACAGCAAGCCCACCAGACGTGGTGATCCAGTAAAAAACAATACGATGGAAATAACTGAAAACAATACAATGGAAATAACTGAAGATTATAACTGCAACAGCCCTTCCTATAAAGGAGGATCTCCAGAAGTCATACAGACAAATTTAGCTGAAAGTAGCACAGATCTTTTTGGCAAAGAGCAGGAAGAACTTGGTGAAAATCTGCAAGATATTTTGTCGTGGTTTAAGCCTCTTCCCCCTCTGCTATCTCCAGTACAGTTTTCACCAGCTTCTACTCCA cataccttatttggaaacctaaCTGATTCCAGTGATGAAGAAATGGACCAAGACGTGCAAATGCTTGAAAGTATTTTAGAAAAACATGTTCAGCATGAACCAACAGCTGAAACACCAGACAAAAAGCATTCAGCAGAATTGCCTAGCAAATGCAACTCTTCTACTGTAAATGATGCAAGTAGCGATTCAAAGAAGCCACCTGAAAGGTGGAgcgaattgaagaatgaagtgtCAGTGCTTCACTCTGATAATTTAACAGCCACATCAGGGTGTGTTAGTAAGAAGGAGGATGATTCAAAAGAAGAGACACATCTAGAAGATAATTCTCTGGAAACCAATACAGTTGCAGAAATAGCTACACACAGTTCAGAAAACCTTAATGAAAATACAGTGACTATGACAAAGATGAAAGACAAAACCTTGGTGCCTGGAGCTAGTAGCTTCCTAGTGGGACAACAAGATACAGCCGAATCAATGCTCCTGCAGGAAGCAGTTCCCTTTGAGCATGTGCTAGAACAGTCAAGTGActtaaggaaaggaaaggaagaactAACTGTTTCAGTAGCAACAACATTCATTTTGACAGATGTTGATCTGTCTCAGACTCCTGATGGTGGCCTTGAGCAGCAAACTGAAGAGTCCATTTTAACTACCCAGAATGTGCTGGTAGTTCCTAAAAAATTAGATGACAGTTCTAGGGACATCATAAAAGTAGTAGTGGAGGGAGATGGCTCCAAAGACATTCAGACAAAATCGTGTCTGGGAAATGCAGAATTACTTGATGAAGAAGATCCTGAACATGTGACAGCCAGTGAACAAAGTACAGTAGCTGAAGGAGCTTGCTTAGGCTGCAGTAGTGAATCAGAAGTGAAGATGAATTCCAGCAATTGTAAATTTGTTTCTGAAACAGAACATCCTAATGAGCATAACCAGCAACAGGGTAATGCAGTAATGCTTACGCAGGCTATTGAAAAAGATTTTGATGCCTCAGATATATCCATCAAATTGCTGAGTGCGGAAGAAAATCATAGCATCAAAGAAGACAAATGTGAACCACATGAGGAGAAGGAACTGATGAACATTGATTCTGCAAGTCAGAGTTCAGATGCTATAGTGCCAGCTGAAAAGTGCAAGAATTCATTGGCTTGTATGGCTGAAATAATCCAGATTGGTAGTGAATGCAGCATTGCCTCTTCGGTGTCTACTAAAAATTTAGAAGATGACCAATTGGAGACTGGAAATGAAACTGCTGTAGACAAGCTGGCTGAAGATATTAGTGTGGAAACCAAATCAATGGATATTAAGGAAGAATGCTTACAGCTAGAAGAACTCATTGACCAAAAGGATCCTATTAAATTAGAACAACCAGATTGTGACAGTGATTCTATGTTACTGCCACAGACGCTTGTTATCAAAGATAGTTTGTCGCTCTCTGAAGTACCTGTCCAACCTAATCATGTGGCTTTTGAATTGGAGACTTTCACCAGAAGTGTTTCAAAATTGCATCAGGTTAAAGGTGCAGACACTGAACCTGAGAAAGTGCCTAGCATTTCAAATAACGTTCAGTCCACTGAGGCTGCTATGGGAGATGAATGTTTGACATCAAAAGGGTTTGAGGAAGAAGACAGTGAATCATCAAAAAGCCCAAAATTAGGGAGTATGGAGTCTGGAGAAAGTGAAAAATCATCTGTGTCAGATACTATATTAGACAGAGACACTCAGTCCTGTTTGATAGCTGAAAATTTGCAGTGTAATGTCCCATTTCAAGAAACAGCCAACCTGACTGCCAAGGGGAACTCCTTTGATGCAACAATGTGTGCTGTGGAAGGGACAGAGATGAGTTATGAGTGTCCTGTAACAAAAAAGATGCTGTCTGGTAAGGAAGGTCCAGCTGAATCTATACAAGATGTGTTGCAGGCAAAAAATAGAGAGTCTGGAACAACGTTGCCTGCCATAGTGACAGTTAGTTGTAAATCCACTACAGATTTCATGGAAATCACTACTTCTCATCTTGAAGTAAGTTTGGAGCACTTGGATAAAAGTGGCCAAATCTCAGATGTTGCAAGCACGCTGTCTTCTGTCCCAGTATGCATTGCTTCTTCCTCTCCAACTAGAGAAGATGCTGATTGTGCTGGTCATCTCAATTCTGAAGGTGATTTGAAAGGTCAAGAGGCAAACGCACCTGATTCTGAGGAAAACACAAGTAAGTCCCTGGTTTGTTGCAGTTCTCATCAGAACAATAACACTGAAGTAGAAATTGAACAGTTCAAAGAGTTATCTGCTACCAATGAACCCCAGGCTCTAGTTGATGTCAAAGGCTGCAGGGTTGTTGATATCACTGAAAGGCTCACTCCTCAGGCACCTATTCTAAACAACTTTAATACAGGTCACATTTCTGTTCTAAGTGGTGAAGAACTCCTTGTTTCCCCCAGTGAGAAGTTAGCAAGTTCTTCAAGGAACAGTGCTGTAGAACACACTCTTGGTGAAGCATCAGTTAAAGAAGCAGGTGAAATATTGAGTAGTGATGGAACATTCGGAAAGGGGGAGGAGCTTAAGACATTGGAAGATGTTGAGTCGATTGATTCATCTGCCTCAGATTCATCAGAGGAATGTTATCCATTAAGAAAGGTCAATTGCACAAAACAGTTTTCACGTTTTCCAGTGTTCAAAGAGGAAATGGGAATCACGAGCAGTCAGACATCTGTGCCCTCCAGTACGACTCTATCTTGTGGTAATGTGCCTCAGTGTTCTTTTGTCACTGAAGAAGTGTCCCCAAAAGACAGACAGGCTTCAATACGTGATGCTGATATCTTTGCTGTTGAAGCTATTACAAGGACGTTAGACCATACATATGCAGCAACAAGGGCGTGTTGCAATGAAAATGCTTTATTAAATTTGGAAGCCTCCATAGCAGTAGAGATGAATGAAGAGAGACAAGAACAGCAATATATTTCACCAGTTGCTTCATTGGCAAGTGAAGCATTGGCATGTAACAGGAAATCTGCCCCAAGGAAGTCATCTGCCGATAATTTAGAGGTTAATGGTGATATAGTTGCATCAAGCCCAGAGCATAATGCTGCTATTGTAGAAATCTCAGAAGTACACTCTGCCTTTGATAAAGAGAAATGGAGCGCTAAGCATGGAAGAACTTTTACTGCTTCTGGAGCAAGCTCAAACAAAGAGCGAGACCATTTGGCATCTGATCAGGCTGATAGTAGTACTAATACATCCCATAACCCAGAATGTCATATAGACAGTGATGAAAAAGCTGTCGCTGCTAAAACCAGCTGGAATCCCATATCACCTGACTCAAAAACTTCCCACACTAACTCTGAACAACTTAAAGTAATGCCTGAGAGATCAGAAGCATCCACTGCTCTTGCATCTTGCACAAAGAGTGGAGCAAAGCAGGCATTGAAATTGTCAGGTTTTAAAAAGGTTTCAGCGAAGGCAGGAGTTAAAGGTGACCATAGCAGGCTTCTCCAGAGAGTACCtagtaaaaaggagaaaaagaaaaatcggCAGGTCCTACTAGGTGAAACCATTCTAGCCAATGCAGATACTTCTACGCCAACAAAACATTCTtctaaatctctaacaaaaatcaGGGAAGAGATGGGGCCCCCATTACCTCCCTTGCTCCCCCCTTTGCTAGCTACTCCTCCAAGAACTGGTTGGCCCACTTCCCCAGTAATGACCTCATCTAGCCAGTCTTCCTTACCTTCCCCACTTGATGAATTGATCTCTCCTTTACGTGTAACACCAGTTCCTCCTCTGATGTCACCGCTGACAGCTACCCCAAAGCGCAAGTCTCCTGCTACACTTACTACTCAGTCTCCCCCTGATATGGCAATAGGCCGGAGAACCCTGTCTTCCCCTCTTCAGTTTTGTGCCACTACTCCCAAGCATGCCCTTCCTGTACCAGGCCGACTTCCTCCATCTGCTGCTGGTACTGCTGTTCCACCTGTGCCTCAGGAAAATTCTGTTAAAATTTTGGACAGTATGTATCCAGAACTCTCTCCCCTGGCAAGAACTCTCAGTATCCTGAAAGGTAACATTCAGCTTAGTAGGTCCTCATCTCTCGATGGTGAGAATATCCCACGGCCTGTCCATCCAATCACCGGCTTCAAAGCAATTGCTTCCAAAAATACTGCTTTTGTCAAAACAGGAACAAATTTCAAATCTGACCTGGAGCAACCATTCTCCAGCATGAACAAGACTGGGAAGAGGACACTGGCATCAGTGGCTGTGCCAAAGAGTGCCAAAAAGCTACGGTTAGATAAGTCACCAAAATTGGATATCTGCAAGGAAGATATTTCGGCTAGAAGCTCACATGCTGATGTATCTTGTCCTGCTGATGAAACTTCCTGTCTGAGCAATGGCAGTGCTACTCAGTCAACAGGTGACTGTGACACAAAGTTGTTTTTGCCAGCAGAGGAGACCAATCACTCTGATGATAAAGCTGTGTCTGAAGCACTGGAGAAAATGACCCAATCCTGCTTTGACCTGCTACCTGTTATTCGAAGCCACTTCTTTGTGAACAATACATCAAAGGTACCAGTTATGAGAGATGAAGAGAAAGATGTTGTCTACGAATTTGGTGTTGCGAAGAAG GACCTAGCAGAGCCACTGTTAAAAGCTGTGCTGACTAAGCTGAAGACTGGGAAGATGTCTTTGGGCCACAATCATATCCAGTCCCTCTGCAGGGTGTATATTGGCATATGTCGACAGCTGGGAGACCGCGAAAAAGCCCGCCTGTTTTGCTACAGTCTGCTTAAGGAAG GCTTTCCCAATCCTGACAAGCTGTTTTTGTTTATTGGAAATGTATGGAGTGAGATATTTTCCTCTGAAAGTGTGATCAACAAAGCTATACAGTTAGTAGCCAGACAGCATGCAAAAGGAGAAGTGCTGAAATACTTGAAAACATATTTGAATTGGGAAGAG agCTCACCACTGGATATTGGCGCAATGGTCTCCAGCCTTCTTCTGTCAATGCAGGTGTGTCCACAAATGGAATTTCAACAGAATGAGCAATATGGAGAAGATCTGACAGAGAGTGCGTGGGAATATGTATTTGCCATTGATCTGCTATGTTCCCATCAAAAATGGCACTGGACCCATGATAATATAATAAG TAAAGAGCTCTGGCCTATCATGGATAAGTGGATAAAGAACAGAGTGGGAAATGGAAACAGTTCCTCCCCTTCTGACATAATTGTAGCAACAGTCCTCCGGCTGATTG GTCGCCTAGGCCAAATAGGACTGAGAGGAGGATTTGTTTCTGCTGTGGAAAGTATCAGTTCTGTTGTTGGAGCCTTTTTGCAACATGCCAAAGAAAAAG ATGTGCCCTGGGGTGTTCAGTTGGCAGCAGCGTATGCACTCTTTGACTTGGGTCCTAGCAATCCATCTGGAATACTGGAGGCCATCCATGTGTGGGAAGCAGTAAGCACCAACAGCCTTCCCATTGCTGTCACAAGTGGCATGGCAGAAGTCAGCAGTCTACTCAAATATGCAGAGAGAACAGCATAA